The Arachis hypogaea cultivar Tifrunner chromosome 14, arahy.Tifrunner.gnm2.J5K5, whole genome shotgun sequence genome has a segment encoding these proteins:
- the LOC112741524 gene encoding E3 ubiquitin-protein ligase SINA-like 10, giving the protein MKKVIAATSRKRKQDRSRANKEQVPDDEPVSVKASGKKGSSTQDKSFSFSLSDPDVLDCPICFNPFTTPVYQCENGHVACSVCCSRILEKKCASCFLPIGSIRNRALEKVLESVKVPCANAEYGCTETLRYSDKSGHESQCNFVPCSCPHSDCDFVSSFSDLPAHYRTEHGSSASAGVRFLYDKPFKVTLNSDDDDDDVTILQEVNGGKLFIVKNFVAGLGNAVSVFCIQPELLPNYRCQISAKSNGCSLVMNSFTKNTQNSAMATILSSRFLLIPTDYFGAGQPRAFEICIFRSYE; this is encoded by the exons ATGAAGAAAGTCATAGCAGCCACAAGCCGAAAGCGTAAACAAGATCGCTCTCGCGCAAACAAAGAACAAGTTCCTGATGATGAACCTGTATCAGTCAAAGCCTCAGGTAAGAAAGGTTCTTCTACACAAGATAAGTCCTTCAGTTTCTCCCTTTCAGATCCAGACGTCCTTGATTGCCCCATTTGCTTTAATCCTTTCACCACTCCAGTCTATCAG TGTGAAAATGGTCATGTTGCTTGCTCTGTTTGCTGCTCGCGCATTCTTGAGAAAAAGTGTGCCTCCTGCTTCTTGCCAATAGGTTCCATTCGTAACAGAGCCTTGGAGAAAGTTCTGGAATCTGTTAAAGTGCCATGCGCTAATGCCGAATACGGTTGCACGGAAACACTCCGTTACAGTGACAAGTCTGGCCACGAATCCCAATGCAACTTTGTCCCATGCTCTTGTCCACACTCAGATTGTGACTTCGTTTCATCATTCTCGGATCTACCCGCCCACTATAGAACTGAGCATGGTTCGTCTGCCAGCGCCGGAGTGAGGTTTTTGTACGATAAGCCTTTCAAGGTCACACTGAAttctgatgatgacgatgatgacgtCACTATACTTCAAGAAGTGAATGGTGGAAAGTTGTTCATAGTAAAGAATTTTGTGGCGGGTCTTGGAAATGCTGTCAGTGTTTTCTGCATTCAGCCAGAGTTATTGCCTAACTATCGGTGCCAAATTTCGGCCAAGTCAAATGGATGCAGTCTGGTGATGAATTCTTTTACAAAAAACACTCAAAACTCTGCTATGGCGACTATTCTTTCATCAAGGTTTCTGCTCATTCCAACTGATTATTTTGGTGCCGGTCAACCTCGCGCTTTTGAAATTTGCATATTTAGGTCATATGAGTAG
- the LOC112742247 gene encoding E3 ubiquitin-protein ligase SINA-like 4, translating into MSLSYEESRQNEIIETVKAQVSKATNAKNNNKLVTVKATSKKASSVEDRSFNIFLSDLDVLDSLICFDRLIIPVYQCKNGHIACSVCCRRIFNKCGSCSSLLISTKYCRALEKVLESVKVSCPNAKHDCDSVSLFLDLPTYFTTEYGFSASAGVRFLYDKPFNVTLKSEDETIIFQEDTGSKLFILHNLVIDHGNAVNVC; encoded by the exons ATGAGTTTGAGTTATGAAGAGAGTAGACAGAATGAGATCATAGAAACGGTGAAAGCACAAGTCTCTAAAGCTACTAAtgcaaaaaataataacaaacttGTCACAGTCAAAGCAACAAGTAAGAAAGCTTCTTCTGTTGAAGATAGGTCTTTCAATATCTTCCTTTCAGACCTAGACGTCCTTGATTCCTTAATTTGCTTTGATCGCCTCATCATTCCAGTCTATCAG TGTAAAAATGGTCATATTGCTTGCTCTGTTTGCTGCCGTCGCATTTTTAACAAGTGTGGCTCATGCTCCTCCTTACTAATTAGTACGAAATATTGCAGAGCCTTGGAGAAAGTATTAGAATCCGTTAAAGTTTCATGTCCCAATGCCAAACACG ATTGCGACTCTGTTTCCTTGTTTTTGGATCTACCTACCTACTTCACAACTGAATATGGTTTCTCTGCCAGCGCCGGAGTGAGATTTTTGTACGATAAACCATTCAATGTGACACTCAAGTCTGAAGATGAAACTATTATATTTCAAGAAGACACTGGTAGCAAGTTGTTCATACTCCACAATCTTGTGATCGATCACGGAAATGCTGTTAATGTTTGTTGA
- the LOC112741525 gene encoding uncharacterized protein isoform X1 produces MRFTHLSRLICRIPRHTSRPLQCRAFQADVVSGDSKAKPKRYKIPQFYDPYGPRPPPSEKIIQLAEQIGALPEEERSQIMPMLVERLKLPKLQSISTDGLDLGQQDGAAGVQVEEKKAEKTAFDVKLEKFDAAAKIKVIKEVRTFTNLGLKEAKDLVEKVPAVLKQGVTKEEANEIIEKLKAVGGVAIME; encoded by the coding sequence ATGAGATTTACCCACCTTTCTAGATTAATTTGCCGCATCCCTCGTCATACATCTAGGCCTTTGCAATGTCGTGCCTTCCAGGCTGATGTTGTTTCTGGAGATTCCAAGGCCAAACCAAAAAGGTACAAAATTCCTCAGTTTTATGATCCTTATGGCCCTAGACCTCCACCTTCAGAAAAAATCATTCAGCTTGCAGAACAGATTGGAGCATTGCCTGAAGAAGAGCGCAGTCAAATTATGCCTATGTTGGTAGAAAGATTAAAGCTTCCAAAGTTGCAGTCAATTTCAACAGATGGCCTGGACTTGGGTCAGCAAGATGGTGCAGCTGGAGTGCAGGTCGAGGAGAAAAAGGCAGAGAAAACGGCATTTGATGTTAAGTTAGAAAAGTTTGATGCAGCTGCGAAGATCAAGGTGATTAAGGAGGTAAGAACATTCACTAACCTTGGACTGAAAGAGGCCAAAGATCTTGTCGAAAAGGTGCCGGCTGTGCTTAAACAAGGAGTCACAAAAGAGGAGGCAAatgaaattattgaaaaattaaaagctGTTGGAGGAGTTGCAATCATGGAGTAG
- the LOC112741525 gene encoding uncharacterized protein isoform X2 — MPMLVERLKLPKLQSISTDGLDLGQQDGAAGVQVEEKKAEKTAFDVKLEKFDAAAKIKVIKEVRTFTNLGLKEAKDLVEKVPAVLKQGVTKEEANEIIEKLKAVGGVAIME; from the coding sequence ATGCCTATGTTGGTAGAAAGATTAAAGCTTCCAAAGTTGCAGTCAATTTCAACAGATGGCCTGGACTTGGGTCAGCAAGATGGTGCAGCTGGAGTGCAGGTCGAGGAGAAAAAGGCAGAGAAAACGGCATTTGATGTTAAGTTAGAAAAGTTTGATGCAGCTGCGAAGATCAAGGTGATTAAGGAGGTAAGAACATTCACTAACCTTGGACTGAAAGAGGCCAAAGATCTTGTCGAAAAGGTGCCGGCTGTGCTTAAACAAGGAGTCACAAAAGAGGAGGCAAatgaaattattgaaaaattaaaagctGTTGGAGGAGTTGCAATCATGGAGTAG
- the LOC112741526 gene encoding probable folate-biopterin transporter 7 produces MVSSDGSRGSVGGGGNPIKKVLGLGYWVQGFRCFPWLAVNFFLKDGLNVDPSKLQILLNSANLPMVGKPLYGLVSDSIYISGQHRVPYIALGAFLQALSWLVIAIYPSSMSIFTISVYLLLSNLGASIAEVANDAIVAEMGKQPPPSTKSSQSSSSGSLQSFVWIASSIGGVLGNLVGGMFIGRFSPQSMFLAFGLLLSLQFFITISVSESSLGLPKSTSAGIRKQFSQLLVALRKPEIAYSISWFAVSYAIIPALTGTMFFYQTEYLKIDSSVLGISKVVGQATMLLWGIIYNQYLKSIPSRKLISAIQSMMAVFMISDFLFVRGFYRQMGMPDSLYVVMFSGFLEVLYFFKVLPFSVLIAQLCPHGCEGSIMAFLMSAVALAFIVSGYLGVALVSWINITGTDFSRLPIALLIQAACTLLPIFWSSCIPDDLKPKDRKKD; encoded by the exons ATGGTTTCTTCTGATGGAAGTAGAGGCAGTGTGGGTGGTGGTGGCAACCCAATCAAGAAGGTTCTGGGTTTAGGGTATTGGGTTCAAGGGTTCAGATGCTTCCCATGGCTGGCAGTGAATTTCTTCCTCAAGGATGGACTCAATGTGGACCCTTCAAAACTCCAAATTCTCCTGAATTCAGCTAATCTTCCAATGGTTGGGAAGCCCTTATATGGACTTGTCTCTGATTCAATCTACATCTCTGGCCAGCATCGTGTTCCCTACATAGCCCTTGGAG CTTTCTTGCAGGCATTGTCATGGCTAGTCATAGCAATCTATCCGTCAAGCATGTCGATTTTCACAATATCTGTATACCTCCTCCTTAGCAATCTTGGTGCTTCTATAGCTGAAGTAGCAAATGATGCCATTGTCGCAGAGATGGGTAAACAACCTCCTCCATCAACCAAGAGCTCTCAGTCATCTTCCTCAGGAAGCCTCCAATCATTTGTTTGGATAGCCTCCTCCATAGGAGGAGTCCTTGGAAACCTTGTTGGCGGCATGTTTATTGGCCGGTTCTCCCCACAATCAATGTTTCTCGCCTTCGGATTACTACTCAGTCTCCAATTCTTTATAACCATTTCTGTTTCTGAAAGCTCTCTTGGTCTCCCAAAGAGTACATCTGCAGGGATAAGGAAACAATTCTCACAGCTATTGGTTGCTTTAAGAAAGCCTGAAATCGCTTACTCGATATCTTGGTTCGCGGTATCCTATGCCATTATTCCTGCACTCACAGGAACCATGTTCTTTTACCAGACAGAGTATTTGAAAATCGACTCGTCGGTATTGGGAATTTCAAAGGTGGTTGGCCAGGCAACAATGCTTTTATGGGGGATCATATACAACCAATACTTAAAATCTATTCCATCAAGGAAACTAATATCAGCCATTCAATCCATGATGGCAGTTTTCATGATCTCAGATTTCTTGTTTGTGAGAGGCTTCTATAGACAAATGGGCATGCCCGATTCGCTCTATGTTGTGATGTTCTCTGGATTCTTGGAAGTTCTCTACTTCTTCAAGGTTCTTCCATTCAGTGTGTTGATAGCACAGTTGTGTCCACATGGATGTGAGGGTTCTATAATGGCATTTCTTATGTCTGCTGTGGCACTTGCATTCATTGTAAGTGGATATCTTGGTGTTGCATTGGTGTCATGGATCAATATCACAGGAACTGATTTTTCAAGGCTTCCAATTGCACTTCTGATTCAAGCGGCATGCACATTGTTGCCAATCTTTTGGTCATCTTGCATACCTGATGATCTAAAACCAAAAGACAGGAAGAAAGACTAA